From Methanomassiliicoccales archaeon:
AGAATTGGGTGTTGGCGTGGGAGTCAATCTCTCTGAAATTGTCCCATCGACCTCAGCAAGCTTCGAAACTCTTGCGGGAAAATACATCGCGGTAGATGCATATAATGCGATTTATCAATTCCTTTCAGTTATCAGGCAACCTAATGGGATGCCTCTAATTGATTCAAAAGGAAGAATTACTTCTCACCTGGCAGGTCTTTTGTATCGGAATGCAAACCTTCTCGAGATGGGAGTTCTACCCGTCTATGTGT
This genomic window contains:
- a CDS encoding flap structure-specific endonuclease (FEN-1; Rad2; similar to eukaryotic enzymes; endonuclease that cleave the 5'overhanging flap structure that is generated by displacement synthesis when DNA polymerase encounters the 5'end of a downstream Okazaki fragment; as 5'endo-/exonuclease and 5'pseudo-Y-endonuclease activities; cleaves the junction between single and double-stranded regions of flap DNA); protein product: MGVNLSEIVPSTSASFETLAGKYIAVDAYNAIYQFLSVIRQPNGMPLIDSKGRITSHLAGLLYRNANLLEMGVLPVYV